The following DNA comes from Desulfovibrio sp..
CAACCGGCTGTTGCGCCGGGTGCGCGATTTCGCGTTGGTGCATGGCAATGGACAGGTAACAGGGCATGAAGCATCGGCGGCGCTCAAGCGGATGGATGTGGATGAGCACGGCCTGGACCAGATGGACCGCAAGCTTCTTGAAGTGCTTATCAAACACTATGACGGCGGCCCTGTGGGCATAAAAACCCTGGCGGTGGCATGCTCGGAAGAAGTGCGTACAATTGAAGATATTTACGAACCATATCTTATCCAATGCGGGTTTCTTAAACGTACTCCGCGAGGCCGTATGGCCACTGCGCGCGCCTATACACACTTAAAGCTTCTGCTTTCCTGAGGTGGGTCTTCACGGCGGTTGTGAAGGGCTTCCTGCCATGCGCAGACTTGTTGGCTGAGCTTTTTTGGGAAAAAATCTGCCTGTCTGTTCCAAGTAAGGTGAAAAAATCATGCGTCTTGAGGTAGTTGAAGGGGAGTTTACTGTCAGCAAGGTGTCCGGCATGCATGAGGTAAACCTTGCTGCTCCCTGGCTTTTTATTGGCAGAACCGATGCCGAAACTTCCGTAGTATGTCTGTCTGCTCATGCCCCGGTGCACTGTCTTGCACGCGAAGACGGCTGGCGCGCTTTTCGGGTGGCAGGACAAATGGACTTCGGCCTGACGGGCGTGCTGGCGGGTTTGGCCACGGTACTGGCTCGGGCGTCTGTCAGCATCTTCGCGCTTTCCACGTTTGACACAGATTATATTCTGGTTAAAAAGGAAAATCTGTCCAAAGCCCTTGAGGCCCTTGCATCGGCCGGGCACGAGGTGGAATGGTTGGGCTGACTGTGGGGCTTGGCTGCTCTGTTGATCCACGCCGCGATGCTCAGCAACGGGGTGCTGTAAGTTTTTGGAATGTGTATTCGCAAAGCTCATTTTATTAATTAGCAAGAGTACTGTTCATAAAGAAGGGCACTGCCGCGTAAGCAGTGCCCTTCGTGTGTTTGATATTTTTCGATCCGATTACCTTTGAAATGCTCCGCATTTTACTTTGTCATTCTGCCGAAACTTGCGATGTTCAGCTGAATTCACGACACGTTGCGGTTCGCCGTACTCTCGCGCAGCGCTATTTGCTGTCGGTTTTTCCAGCACGGGCGGCGTTCAGCACTGCCATGAGCGCCACGCCCACGTCAGCGAACACAGCCTCCCACAGGCCCGAAAGCCCAAAGATGCCAAGCCCCATAAAGACACTTTTGATGCCAAGAGCCATGGCGATATTTTGCCACACAATAGTTCTGGTGCGACGGGCAATGCGGAGCAGTTCCGGCAACTTGGCGGGGTTGTCGTCCAAAATGACAACATCGGCGGTTTCAATGGCGGCTTCGGCTCCCAGGCCGCCCATGGCCACGCCGACGCCAGCCGTAGCCAGTACCGGCGCATCGTTGATGCCGTCTCCCACAAAGAGTGTGCTCTTGACGGGGCCAAGGGCCTCAAGCGCCGCCGCCTTGTCTTCTGGCAGAAGGTCAGCCTTGAGAATATCCAGTTTCAGGCGTTCAGCCACAGGTTGGGCCTGTTCCTCGCGGTCTCCTGTAAGCATGGCTATGGTGCCCACACCCATATGGCGCAGCCCTTCAATGGCTTCCGGCGATTGCGGCTTGAGCCTGTCCGCAACCACAAGGGCTCCAAGCAGGCGGCCATTGCGGGCAACCTGAACAACGCTGCCGGGTACGGTTACTGGCTGCGGCACTATGCTGTAGGCCTCCATAAGCGCGCCATTGCCCGCAAGCAGGGTGACCTCGGCAGCATGCACTTCAACGCCCTTGCCAGGAATTTCCCGCATGCTGCTTATGGCCGCGTCGTCAGTGATAATCTTGGCCTCGAGCGCGGCCCGCATTACAGAGCGCGCTATAGGGTGGTTGGAGCGGCTTTCAGCCAGGGCGGCCATTGTCAGCAGTTCCTCTGGCTCCACACCCGGAGCGGGCAATACTGCATTGACCTCAAAAACGCCTTCGGTGAGGGTTCCTGTTTTGTCCAGAGCGGCCACACGAATGTCTCGCAGGCTGTCCAGCACCGCGCCGCCCTTGATAAGAATGCCCCTGCGCGAGGCCGCGCCTATGCCCCCAAAATACCCAAGGGGAATGGAAATGAGCAGCGCGCATGGGCAGGAGATGACCAGAAGCACCAGCGCCCGGTACAACCATTCAGAAAAGGAGCCAAAGCCCAGGACTGGGGGGAGCACGGCGACCAGCAGGGCGAGTCCTGTGACGGCAGGCGTATACCAGCGTGCCACGCGGGTGATGAAGCGCTCGGTGGGGGCTTTGCGGGCTACGGCGTTTTCCACCATTTCCAAAATGCGCGCAATGGATGATTCGGCAAAGGCGGCTGTGACCT
Coding sequences within:
- a CDS encoding ACT domain-containing protein → MRLEVVEGEFTVSKVSGMHEVNLAAPWLFIGRTDAETSVVCLSAHAPVHCLAREDGWRAFRVAGQMDFGLTGVLAGLATVLARASVSIFALSTFDTDYILVKKENLSKALEALASAGHEVEWLG
- a CDS encoding heavy metal translocating P-type ATPase — protein: MSNCSTDKHERCGQDCGCIPAVNLTTLHAHNLTCACSGGAPASEAPMDEEESGCGCSSCGCHSHDQDQGSSNDKRELLLMGVSAVLFAIGMLGDTRMAQLVPNWLVIAIFYALPYILCGYDVLHMGLKSILNKDFFNEFTLMGGATIAAIALGELPEAVGVMLFYRIGEFVQERAAGRSRRSVKALLAARPSIAHQILDDGSTCDVKPEDLGPGSHILVRPGEKIPLDGTVLEGESQVDTSPLTGESVPLRLLPGGRVHAGTINLNGSLRIEVTAAFAESSIARILEMVENAVARKAPTERFITRVARWYTPAVTGLALLVAVLPPVLGFGSFSEWLYRALVLLVISCPCALLISIPLGYFGGIGAASRRGILIKGGAVLDSLRDIRVAALDKTGTLTEGVFEVNAVLPAPGVEPEELLTMAALAESRSNHPIARSVMRAALEAKIITDDAAISSMREIPGKGVEVHAAEVTLLAGNGALMEAYSIVPQPVTVPGSVVQVARNGRLLGALVVADRLKPQSPEAIEGLRHMGVGTIAMLTGDREEQAQPVAERLKLDILKADLLPEDKAAALEALGPVKSTLFVGDGINDAPVLATAGVGVAMGGLGAEAAIETADVVILDDNPAKLPELLRIARRTRTIVWQNIAMALGIKSVFMGLGIFGLSGLWEAVFADVGVALMAVLNAARAGKTDSK